From Streptomyces sp. Edi4, one genomic window encodes:
- a CDS encoding site-2 protease family protein codes for MEDSGKRGRPRSGAEDKPSGTGAGPGKQPRPGPGGGLLMGRPFGVPVYVAPSWFLVAALITWVFGGQLDRVLPELGAARYLVSLFFAVAFYASVLVHELAHTVAALRFQLPVRRIQLQFFGGVSEIEKETETPGREFVLAFVGPLLSLVLSGLFYLGMKAVEPGTVPGVLLAGLMISNLIVAGFNLLPGLPLDGGRMLRAVVWKITGRPMSGTVAAAWVGRALAVTVLIGLPMLTQTGVLGNSPDEVSGMDTVTDALLAAILAAIIWTGAGNSLRMARLREHLPELRARTLTRRAVPVESTTPLSEALRRANASGARALVVVDGHGDPTALVREAAIVGVPEHRRPWVAVSGLAQDLTDGMRVPAELAGEPLLDLLRATPATEYLVVEETGEIYGVLSAADVEKAFVAAMARPGS; via the coding sequence GTGGAAGACAGCGGCAAGCGCGGACGGCCGCGGTCCGGCGCGGAGGACAAGCCATCGGGCACGGGAGCGGGCCCCGGCAAGCAGCCCCGCCCGGGGCCCGGCGGCGGCCTGCTGATGGGACGCCCCTTCGGCGTGCCCGTCTACGTCGCCCCCAGCTGGTTCCTGGTCGCCGCCCTCATCACCTGGGTCTTCGGCGGACAGCTCGACCGCGTCCTGCCGGAACTCGGCGCCGCCCGCTACCTCGTCTCCCTCTTCTTCGCCGTCGCCTTCTACGCCTCCGTCCTGGTGCACGAGCTCGCCCACACCGTGGCCGCGCTCCGCTTCCAACTGCCGGTGCGCCGCATCCAGCTCCAGTTCTTCGGCGGCGTCTCGGAGATCGAGAAGGAGACCGAGACACCGGGGCGCGAGTTCGTCCTCGCCTTCGTCGGCCCCCTGCTCTCGCTGGTCCTGTCCGGCCTCTTCTACCTCGGCATGAAAGCCGTCGAACCCGGCACCGTGCCCGGTGTGCTGCTCGCCGGACTGATGATCTCCAACCTCATCGTCGCCGGCTTCAACCTGCTGCCCGGGCTGCCCCTGGACGGCGGCCGCATGCTCCGCGCCGTCGTCTGGAAGATCACCGGCAGACCCATGAGCGGCACCGTCGCCGCCGCCTGGGTCGGCCGCGCCCTCGCCGTCACCGTCCTCATCGGCCTGCCGATGCTCACCCAGACCGGGGTGCTCGGCAATTCCCCCGACGAGGTCAGCGGCATGGACACCGTCACCGACGCGCTGCTCGCCGCCATCCTCGCCGCCATCATCTGGACCGGCGCCGGCAACAGCCTGCGCATGGCCAGGCTGCGCGAACACCTCCCCGAACTGCGCGCCCGCACCCTGACCCGCCGCGCGGTTCCCGTCGAATCCACCACCCCGCTCTCCGAGGCGCTGCGCCGCGCCAACGCGTCGGGCGCGCGCGCCCTGGTCGTCGTCGACGGACACGGCGACCCGACCGCGCTGGTCCGCGAGGCCGCCATCGTCGGCGTACCCGAGCACCGCCGTCCCTGGGTCGCCGTCAGCGGCCTCGCCCAGGACCTCACCGACGGCATGCGCGTCCCGGCCGAACTCGCGGGGGAGCCGCTGCTCGACCTGCTCAGGGCCACCCCCGCCACCGAGTACCTGGTGGTCGAGGAGACCGGTGAGATCTATGGAGTGCTCTCCGCGGCCGACGTGGAGAAGGCCTTCGTCGCCGCCATGGCCCGGCCCGGCTCCTAG
- a CDS encoding RecB family exonuclease, with product MSESTGGASAAQQPTSLSPSRANDFMQCPLLYRFRVIDRLPEKPSEAATRGTLVHAVLERLFDDPAAERTAPRAKSMIPGQWDRLREAKPELAELFAEDAEGERLAKWLGEAERLVERWFSLEDPTRLEPVEREFFVETELDSGLRLRGVIDRVDVAPTGEVRIVDYKTGKAPRPQYAEGALFQMKFYALVVWRLKQVVPRRLQLVYLGSGDVLTYDPVEADLVQVERKLHALWEAIRLATETGDWRPRPTKLCGWCDHQAVCPEFGGTPPVYPLPVVAAPDSAG from the coding sequence ATGAGTGAGAGCACCGGTGGGGCTTCGGCCGCACAGCAGCCGACGTCGTTGTCGCCGTCGCGGGCGAACGACTTCATGCAGTGTCCGCTGCTGTACCGGTTCCGCGTGATCGACCGGCTGCCGGAGAAGCCCAGCGAGGCGGCGACGCGCGGCACGCTGGTGCACGCGGTGCTTGAGCGGCTTTTCGACGATCCGGCGGCCGAGCGCACCGCGCCGCGCGCCAAGTCGATGATCCCCGGGCAGTGGGACCGGTTGCGCGAGGCGAAGCCGGAGCTGGCCGAGTTGTTCGCCGAGGACGCCGAGGGTGAGCGTCTGGCCAAGTGGCTTGGTGAGGCCGAGCGGCTGGTGGAGCGCTGGTTCTCGCTGGAGGACCCGACCCGGTTGGAGCCGGTGGAGCGGGAGTTCTTCGTGGAGACGGAGCTGGATTCGGGGCTGCGGCTGCGCGGGGTCATCGACCGCGTGGACGTGGCGCCGACCGGCGAGGTGCGGATCGTCGACTACAAGACGGGCAAGGCCCCGCGTCCGCAGTACGCGGAGGGCGCGCTGTTCCAGATGAAGTTCTACGCCCTGGTGGTGTGGCGCCTCAAGCAGGTCGTGCCGCGCAGACTCCAGCTCGTCTACCTCGGCAGCGGCGACGTGCTCACCTATGACCCCGTCGAGGCGGATCTGGTGCAGGTGGAGCGGAAGCTGCACGCGCTGTGGGAGGCGATCCGGCTGGCCACGGAGACGGGCGACTGGCGGCCGAGACCCACGAAGCTGTGCGGCTGGTGCGATCACCAGGCGGTCTGCCCCGAATTCGGCGGGACTCCCCCGGTATACCCACTCCCCGTCGTCGCGGCGCCGGATTCGGCAGGCTGA
- a CDS encoding response regulator transcription factor, with the protein MAIRVLLVDDQPLLRTGFRMILEAEQDIAVVGEAGDGLQAIDQVRALQPDVVLMDIRMPRMDGVEATRQISGPGKDGPAKVLVLTTFDLDEYVVEALKAGASGFLLKDAPANELVQAIRVVAAGEAMLAPSITRRLLDKYADHLPSGEDPVPDILHTLTDREVEVLKLVARGLSNAEIAADLFVSETTVKTHVGHVLTKLGLRDRVQAAVYAYESGLVRPGAQ; encoded by the coding sequence GTGGCGATCCGCGTCCTACTGGTCGACGACCAGCCGCTGCTGCGCACCGGCTTCCGGATGATCCTGGAGGCCGAGCAGGACATCGCGGTGGTCGGTGAGGCCGGTGACGGTCTGCAAGCCATCGACCAGGTGCGGGCGCTTCAGCCCGATGTGGTGCTCATGGACATCCGGATGCCGCGGATGGACGGGGTGGAGGCCACCCGGCAGATCAGCGGTCCCGGCAAGGACGGCCCGGCCAAGGTGCTCGTCCTGACCACGTTCGACCTCGATGAGTACGTGGTGGAGGCGCTGAAGGCGGGGGCCAGCGGCTTCCTTCTGAAGGACGCTCCCGCCAACGAGCTGGTGCAGGCGATCCGGGTGGTCGCGGCCGGCGAGGCGATGCTGGCGCCCTCGATCACACGGCGGCTGCTCGACAAGTACGCCGATCACCTGCCCTCCGGCGAGGACCCGGTGCCGGACATCCTGCACACCCTGACCGACCGCGAGGTCGAGGTCCTGAAGCTGGTCGCGCGCGGTCTGTCCAACGCGGAGATCGCCGCCGACCTGTTCGTCAGCGAGACGACGGTCAAGACGCACGTGGGGCACGTGCTGACGAAGCTCGGGCTGCGCGACCGGGTGCAGGCGGCGGTCTACGCGTATGAGAGCGGGCTGGTCCGGCCGGGCGCCCAGTAG
- a CDS encoding ABC transporter substrate-binding protein, with product MNRKTLVLPAVVGLLAPVLAACGGSESGGDGGKTIVVGTTDQFVATKDAPAPFDPAHAYETGIWNVMMQTTQSLVHVPRGGGLPVPDAASSCGFTDKENESYRCTLRTGLEFSDGTKVTATDVKYSIQRVMDIKDDNGPAGLLDNIDTMETKGDAEIVFHLKTPDATFPYKLATPAAGIVPKDKYEPKKLRSGFQIDGSGPYKMKAEVKNDQAVKVTFTKNPNYKGDVKFANDKVELRSFPTAEAMGTALDKGDIDLMARAMSPGQIQQMQVSPSKDINLVEMPGLEIRYLAFNTDDPSVKNKAVRQAMAQSIDRGALVSKVYGQSAEPLYSLIPASIAGHTNSFFNKYGEASKAKAAQILKAANISTPVKLTLNYTKDHYGSITADEFKNLSEQLNATGLFSTTVQGTEWSKFRPAQKKGEYAVYGLGWFPDFPDPDNFVAPFFDKDNFLNTPYLSTDIRNTLIPESRVAADRNQASKSFEQIQDIVANDVPVIPLWQGKQYVAARTDITGTEWAIDSSSNLRLWELGRGKA from the coding sequence ATGAACCGCAAGACTTTGGTGCTGCCGGCCGTAGTGGGCCTGCTCGCCCCCGTACTCGCCGCGTGCGGCGGATCGGAGAGCGGGGGAGACGGCGGCAAGACCATCGTCGTGGGTACCACGGACCAGTTCGTGGCGACCAAGGACGCCCCCGCCCCGTTCGATCCGGCGCATGCCTATGAAACGGGCATCTGGAACGTGATGATGCAGACCACGCAGTCGCTGGTCCACGTTCCGCGCGGCGGCGGACTGCCGGTCCCCGACGCGGCCTCCTCGTGCGGCTTCACCGACAAGGAGAACGAGAGCTACCGCTGCACCCTGCGCACCGGCCTCGAGTTCTCCGACGGCACCAAGGTGACCGCCACCGACGTCAAGTACTCCATCCAGCGCGTGATGGACATCAAGGACGACAACGGCCCCGCCGGTCTCCTCGACAACATCGACACGATGGAGACCAAGGGCGACGCCGAGATCGTCTTCCATCTCAAGACGCCGGACGCCACCTTCCCGTACAAGCTCGCGACGCCCGCCGCGGGAATCGTGCCGAAGGACAAGTACGAGCCGAAGAAGCTGCGCAGTGGCTTCCAGATCGACGGTTCGGGCCCGTACAAGATGAAGGCCGAGGTCAAGAACGACCAGGCGGTCAAGGTCACCTTCACCAAGAACCCGAACTACAAGGGTGACGTGAAGTTCGCCAACGACAAGGTCGAGCTGCGCTCCTTCCCGACCGCCGAGGCCATGGGCACCGCGCTCGACAAGGGCGACATCGACCTGATGGCGCGCGCCATGTCGCCGGGGCAGATCCAGCAGATGCAGGTCAGCCCGAGCAAGGACATCAACCTGGTCGAGATGCCGGGCCTTGAGATCCGCTACTTGGCCTTCAACACCGACGACCCGTCGGTGAAGAACAAGGCCGTGCGCCAGGCGATGGCGCAGTCCATCGACCGCGGCGCGCTCGTGAGCAAGGTGTACGGGCAGTCCGCCGAGCCGCTGTACTCGCTGATCCCGGCCTCCATCGCCGGGCACACCAACTCGTTCTTCAACAAGTACGGCGAGGCCAGCAAGGCGAAGGCGGCGCAGATCCTCAAGGCCGCCAACATCTCGACGCCGGTCAAGCTCACGCTCAACTACACCAAGGACCACTACGGTTCGATCACCGCGGACGAGTTCAAGAACCTCTCCGAGCAGTTGAACGCGACCGGCCTGTTCAGCACGACCGTGCAGGGCACCGAGTGGTCGAAGTTCCGCCCGGCGCAGAAGAAGGGCGAGTACGCGGTCTACGGCCTCGGCTGGTTCCCCGACTTCCCCGACCCGGACAACTTCGTCGCCCCGTTCTTCGACAAGGACAACTTCCTCAACACGCCCTACCTCAGCACGGACATACGCAACACGCTGATCCCCGAGTCGCGGGTGGCCGCCGACCGCAACCAGGCGTCGAAGTCGTTCGAGCAGATCCAGGACATCGTCGCCAACGACGTCCCGGTCATCCCGCTGTGGCAGGGCAAGCAGTACGTCGCGGCCCGCACCGACATCACCGGCACCGAGTGGGCCATCGACTCCTCGTCCAACCTCCGGCTCTGGGAGCTGGGCCGGGGCAAGGCGTAA
- a CDS encoding HAD family phosphatase, producing MTSTVPQAMTRTAEGSALQAVLLDMDGTLVDTEGFWWDAEREAFAALGHVLDESWRDVVVGGPMTRSAAFLIEATGADITVPELTVLLNDHFEARISRGVPLMPGAARLLAELADHRVPTALVSASHRRIIDKIVRSLGPEHFALTVAGDEVARTKPYPDPYLIAARGLGADPARCAVVEDTATGVAAAEAAGCRVVAVPSVAPIAAVDGRVVVGSLEDVDLAFLRTLITRAN from the coding sequence ATGACCAGTACGGTCCCCCAAGCCATGACCAGGACGGCCGAAGGCTCCGCCCTTCAGGCCGTCCTGCTCGACATGGACGGCACGCTCGTCGACACCGAGGGTTTCTGGTGGGACGCCGAGCGTGAGGCCTTCGCGGCCCTCGGCCATGTCCTGGACGAGTCCTGGCGGGACGTGGTGGTCGGCGGCCCCATGACGCGCAGCGCGGCCTTCCTGATCGAGGCCACCGGCGCGGACATCACCGTGCCCGAGCTGACCGTGCTGCTCAACGACCACTTCGAGGCGCGGATCAGCCGGGGCGTGCCGCTGATGCCCGGCGCTGCCCGGCTGCTCGCCGAGCTCGCCGACCACCGCGTGCCCACCGCCCTGGTCTCCGCCTCGCACCGGCGCATCATCGACAAGATCGTGCGCTCGCTGGGCCCTGAGCACTTCGCGCTGACCGTCGCGGGCGACGAGGTGGCCCGCACCAAGCCCTACCCGGACCCGTATCTGATCGCCGCCCGAGGCCTGGGCGCCGACCCGGCCAGATGCGCTGTCGTGGAGGACACCGCGACCGGGGTCGCGGCCGCCGAGGCCGCCGGCTGCCGGGTCGTCGCCGTGCCGTCGGTGGCCCCCATCGCGGCCGTGGACGGCCGGGTCGTGGTCGGCTCGCTCGAAGACGTCGACCTGGCCTTCCTGCGCACCCTGATCACCCGGGCGAACTAG
- the metH gene encoding methionine synthase, with protein MASLPSPSTDSRTRVDALRDALATRVVVADGAMGTMLQAQDPTLEDFQDLEGCNEVLNATRPDIVRSVHEAYFAVGVDCVETNTFGANHTAMSEYDIPERVFELSESGARIAREVADEFTASSGQQRWVLGSIGPGTKLPTLGHIGYRTLRDGFQANAEGLIAGGADALIVETTQDLLQTKSAVLGARRAMAAAGADLPLVVSLAFETTGTMLLGSEIGAALTALEPLGVDMIGLNCSTGPAEMSEHLRYLTRHSRIPLLCMPNAGLPVLTKDGAHFPLGPEGLADAQENFVRDYGLCLVGGCCGTTPEHLRQVVERVRGLSPAARDPRPEPGAASLYQTVPFRQDTAYMAIGERTNANGSKKFREAMLEGRWDDCVEMARDQIREGAHMLDLCVDYVGRDGVADMNELAGRFATASTLPIVLDSTELPVLKAGLEKLGGRAVINSVNYEDGDGPESRFAKVTALAAEHGAALIALTIDEEGQARTVEHKVAIAERLIADLTGSWGIRESDILIDTLTFTICTGQEESRGDGIATIGAIRELKRRHPDVGTTLGLSNISFGLNPAARVVLNSVFLDECVKAGLDSAIVHASKILPIARLEEEQVKVALDLIYDRRSEGYDPLQRLMELFEGVNMKSMKAGKAEELAALPLDERLQRRIIDGEKNGLEADLDEALQSAPALDIVNNTLLAGMKVVGELFGSGQMQLPFVLQSAEVMKSAVAHLEPHMEKSDAEGKGTIVLATVRGDVHDIGKNLVDIILSNNGYNVINLGIKQPVSTILEAAQEHKADVIGMSGLLVKSTVIMKENLEELNQRKLAADYPVILGGAALTRAYVEQDLHEIYEGEVRYARDAFEGLRLMDALIGVKRGVPGAVLPELKQRRVPRRPATDGEPAEQDAPEGSVRSEVSTDNPVPTPPFWGTRVIKGIGLKEYASWLDEGALFKGQWGLKQARAGGPTYEELVETEGRPRLRGLLEQLHTRNLLEAAIVYGYFPCVSKGDDLILLNEDGSERTRFTFPRQRRGRRLCLADFFRPEESGEIDVVGLQVVTVGSKIGEATAELFEANSYRDYLELHGLSVQLAEALAEYWHARVRSELGFAGEDPSQVEDMFALKYRGARFSLGYGACPDLEDRAKIAELLEPERIGVHLSEEFQLHPEQSTDAIVIHHPEAKYFNAR; from the coding sequence ATGGCCTCGTTGCCGTCCCCTTCCACTGACAGCCGGACCCGCGTCGACGCCCTGCGCGACGCGCTCGCCACCCGGGTGGTGGTCGCCGACGGCGCGATGGGCACCATGTTGCAGGCGCAGGACCCCACCCTGGAGGACTTCCAGGACCTCGAAGGGTGCAACGAGGTCCTGAACGCGACCCGGCCCGACATCGTGCGCTCGGTCCACGAGGCGTACTTCGCGGTCGGTGTGGACTGCGTGGAGACCAACACCTTCGGTGCCAACCACACCGCGATGAGCGAGTACGACATCCCCGAGCGGGTCTTCGAGCTGTCGGAGTCCGGTGCGCGCATCGCCCGCGAGGTCGCCGACGAGTTCACCGCATCCAGTGGACAGCAGCGCTGGGTGCTCGGCTCCATCGGGCCGGGTACGAAGCTGCCGACCCTGGGCCACATCGGCTACAGGACGTTGCGCGACGGTTTCCAGGCCAACGCCGAGGGCCTGATCGCGGGCGGCGCCGACGCCCTGATCGTCGAGACGACCCAGGACCTGCTCCAGACCAAGTCCGCCGTCCTCGGTGCCCGCCGCGCCATGGCGGCGGCCGGGGCCGACCTGCCGCTGGTGGTCTCGCTCGCCTTCGAGACGACCGGCACCATGCTGCTGGGCTCCGAGATCGGCGCCGCGCTGACCGCGCTCGAACCGCTCGGCGTCGACATGATCGGCCTGAACTGCTCGACCGGCCCCGCCGAGATGAGCGAGCACCTGCGCTACCTCACCCGCCACTCCCGCATCCCGCTGCTGTGCATGCCGAACGCGGGCCTGCCCGTCCTGACCAAGGACGGCGCCCACTTCCCGCTCGGTCCCGAAGGTCTGGCCGACGCACAGGAGAACTTCGTCCGCGACTACGGGCTCTGCCTGGTGGGCGGCTGCTGCGGCACGACCCCCGAGCACCTGCGCCAGGTGGTCGAGCGGGTACGCGGCCTGAGCCCCGCCGCCCGCGACCCGCGCCCCGAGCCCGGCGCCGCCTCGCTCTACCAGACGGTGCCCTTCCGCCAGGACACCGCGTACATGGCGATCGGCGAGCGGACCAACGCCAACGGCTCGAAGAAGTTCCGCGAGGCCATGCTGGAGGGGCGCTGGGACGACTGCGTGGAGATGGCGCGCGACCAGATCCGCGAGGGCGCCCACATGCTCGACCTGTGCGTCGACTACGTGGGCCGCGACGGCGTGGCCGACATGAACGAACTGGCCGGCCGCTTCGCCACCGCCTCCACCCTGCCCATCGTCCTGGACTCCACCGAACTCCCGGTCCTCAAGGCCGGGCTGGAGAAGCTGGGCGGGCGCGCGGTCATCAACTCCGTCAACTACGAGGACGGCGACGGACCGGAGTCGCGGTTCGCGAAGGTCACCGCGCTCGCCGCCGAGCACGGCGCCGCGCTGATCGCCCTGACCATCGACGAGGAGGGCCAGGCCCGTACCGTCGAGCACAAGGTCGCCATCGCCGAACGCCTCATCGCCGACCTGACCGGCTCCTGGGGCATCCGCGAGTCGGACATCCTCATCGACACCCTCACCTTCACCATCTGCACCGGCCAGGAGGAGTCGCGCGGCGACGGCATCGCCACGATCGGGGCGATCCGCGAACTCAAGCGCCGCCACCCCGACGTGGGGACCACGCTCGGCCTGTCCAACATCTCCTTCGGCCTGAACCCGGCCGCCCGGGTCGTGCTGAACTCCGTCTTCCTCGACGAGTGCGTGAAGGCGGGCCTGGACTCCGCGATCGTGCACGCCTCCAAGATCCTGCCCATCGCGCGCCTGGAGGAGGAGCAGGTCAAGGTCGCCCTCGATCTGATCTACGACCGGCGCTCTGAGGGATACGACCCCTTGCAGAGGCTCATGGAGCTCTTCGAGGGCGTCAACATGAAGTCGATGAAGGCGGGCAAGGCGGAGGAACTGGCCGCGCTCCCGCTGGACGAGCGTTTGCAGCGCCGCATCATCGACGGCGAGAAGAACGGTCTTGAGGCCGACCTCGACGAGGCCCTGCAGTCCGCGCCCGCCCTGGACATCGTGAACAACACCCTGCTCGCGGGCATGAAGGTGGTCGGTGAGCTGTTCGGCTCCGGTCAGATGCAGCTGCCGTTCGTCCTGCAGTCCGCCGAGGTCATGAAGTCGGCCGTGGCCCATCTTGAGCCGCACATGGAGAAGTCCGACGCGGAGGGCAAGGGCACGATCGTCCTCGCCACCGTGCGCGGAGACGTCCACGACATCGGCAAGAACCTCGTGGACATCATCCTGTCCAACAACGGCTACAACGTGATCAACCTCGGCATCAAGCAGCCGGTCTCGACGATCCTGGAGGCCGCACAGGAGCACAAGGCCGACGTGATCGGGATGTCCGGCCTCCTGGTCAAGTCCACAGTGATCATGAAGGAGAACCTGGAGGAGCTGAACCAGCGCAAGCTGGCCGCCGACTACCCGGTGATCCTCGGCGGCGCCGCGCTGACCCGCGCCTACGTCGAACAGGACCTGCACGAGATCTACGAGGGCGAGGTCCGCTACGCCCGCGACGCCTTCGAGGGCCTGCGGCTCATGGACGCCCTGATCGGCGTGAAGCGCGGCGTGCCCGGCGCCGTGCTGCCCGAGCTGAAGCAGCGCCGCGTCCCGAGGCGCCCCGCGACCGACGGGGAGCCGGCCGAACAGGACGCGCCCGAGGGCTCGGTGCGCTCCGAGGTGTCCACCGACAACCCGGTGCCCACCCCGCCGTTCTGGGGCACCCGCGTCATCAAGGGCATCGGCCTCAAGGAGTACGCGTCCTGGCTGGACGAGGGCGCGCTCTTCAAGGGCCAGTGGGGCCTCAAGCAGGCCCGCGCGGGCGGCCCCACCTACGAGGAGCTGGTCGAGACCGAGGGCCGCCCCAGGCTGCGCGGCCTGCTGGAGCAGCTGCACACCCGCAACCTGCTCGAAGCGGCCATCGTCTACGGCTACTTCCCGTGCGTGTCCAAGGGCGACGACCTGATCCTGCTCAACGAGGACGGTTCCGAGCGCACCCGCTTCACCTTCCCGCGCCAGCGCCGGGGCCGCCGGCTGTGCCTGGCGGACTTCTTCCGCCCGGAGGAGTCCGGCGAGATTGACGTGGTCGGGCTCCAGGTCGTCACGGTCGGCTCGAAGATCGGCGAGGCCACGGCCGAGCTGTTCGAGGCCAACTCCTACCGCGACTACCTCGAACTGCACGGCCTGTCCGTCCAGCTGGCCGAGGCGCTGGCCGAGTACTGGCACGCGCGGGTCCGCTCCGAGCTCGGCTTCGCCGGCGAGGACCCCTCGCAGGTGGAGGACATGTTCGCGCTCAAGTACCGCGGCGCGCGCTTCTCGCTCGGCTACGGCGCCTGCCCCGACCTGGAGGACCGGGCGAAGATCGCCGAACTGCTCGAACCCGAGCGCATCGGCGTCCACCTCTCCGAGGAGTTCCAGCTCCACCCCGAGCAGTCCACCGACGCCATCGTCATCCACCACCCCGAAGCCAAGTACTTCAACGCCCGCTGA
- a CDS encoding IclR family transcriptional regulator — MARNIQSLERAAAMLRLLAGGERRLGLSEVASTLGLAKGTAHGILRTLQAEGFVEQDPASGRYQLGAELLRLGNSYLDVHELRARALVWTDDLARSSGESVYVGVLHQQGVLIMHHVFRPDDSRQVLEVGAMQPLHSTALGKVLSAYDPVAHGEAVDHTLEAFTPRTVTGADAFEQVLGVTRARGWGSDVEETWEGVASVAAPIHDRRRMPVGAVGVTGAVERVCKEGEVRPDLVAAVRDCARAVSRDLGAGRF, encoded by the coding sequence ATGGCGCGCAACATCCAGTCGCTCGAACGGGCGGCCGCCATGCTGCGGCTGCTCGCCGGGGGCGAGCGGCGGCTCGGCCTTTCGGAGGTCGCCTCCACGCTCGGCCTTGCGAAGGGTACCGCGCACGGCATTCTGCGGACGTTGCAGGCCGAGGGCTTCGTGGAGCAGGACCCCGCGTCGGGCCGCTACCAGCTGGGGGCGGAGCTGCTGCGTCTGGGCAACAGCTATCTGGACGTCCACGAGCTGCGGGCGCGCGCCCTGGTGTGGACGGACGATCTGGCCCGCTCAAGCGGCGAGAGCGTGTATGTGGGGGTGCTCCACCAGCAGGGCGTGCTGATCATGCACCACGTCTTCCGTCCCGACGACAGCCGCCAGGTCCTCGAGGTGGGCGCCATGCAGCCGCTGCACTCGACGGCGCTGGGCAAGGTGCTTTCGGCGTACGACCCGGTGGCTCATGGCGAAGCGGTGGACCACACCCTTGAGGCGTTCACGCCCCGTACGGTCACCGGCGCCGACGCCTTCGAGCAGGTGCTCGGCGTGACCCGCGCGCGCGGCTGGGGCTCGGACGTCGAGGAGACCTGGGAGGGCGTCGCCTCGGTGGCCGCCCCCATCCACGACCGGCGCAGGATGCCGGTCGGAGCGGTGGGCGTCACGGGCGCGGTCGAGCGGGTCTGCAAGGAAGGCGAGGTGCGCCCGGACCTCGTGGCGGCGGTACGGGACTGCGCCCGGGCCGTCTCGCGCGACCTGGGCGCCGGGCGCTTCTAG
- a CDS encoding MIP/aquaporin family protein, whose protein sequence is MSSHDIFIGETIGTAVLTLLGGGVCAAVTLKRSKAMNAGWLAITFGWGFAVLTGAYISAPLSGAHLNPAVTLGLAIEGGTKWSDVPVYLGGQILGAMLGAVLVWLAYYGQFHAHLTDPEIVGDGVGDGKSVEARESAAGPVLGVFSTGPEIRNVVQNVVTEVIATVVLVLAILTQGLNGDGKGLGVIGVLITALVVVGIGLSLGGPTGYAINPARDLGPRIVHSLIPLPNKGGSDWSYAWIPVVGPLIGGAIAGGIYNIAFA, encoded by the coding sequence GTGTCCAGCCACGACATCTTCATCGGCGAGACCATCGGTACCGCCGTACTCACCCTGCTCGGCGGCGGCGTGTGCGCCGCCGTCACCCTGAAGCGCTCGAAGGCAATGAACGCGGGCTGGCTCGCGATCACCTTCGGATGGGGCTTCGCGGTACTGACCGGCGCCTACATCTCCGCCCCTCTCTCGGGCGCCCACCTCAACCCCGCCGTGACCCTGGGTCTGGCGATAGAGGGCGGCACCAAGTGGAGCGATGTCCCCGTGTACCTCGGCGGACAGATCCTCGGCGCCATGCTCGGCGCGGTCCTCGTGTGGCTGGCCTACTACGGCCAGTTCCACGCCCACCTCACCGACCCCGAGATAGTGGGTGACGGCGTGGGTGACGGCAAGTCCGTCGAGGCCCGCGAGAGCGCGGCCGGTCCGGTGCTCGGCGTCTTCTCCACCGGACCCGAGATCCGCAACGTGGTCCAGAACGTGGTCACCGAGGTCATCGCCACCGTGGTCCTGGTCCTCGCGATCCTGACCCAGGGCCTCAACGGCGACGGCAAGGGTCTCGGCGTCATCGGTGTCCTGATCACGGCGCTCGTCGTCGTCGGCATCGGCCTCTCGCTGGGCGGCCCCACCGGCTACGCCATCAACCCGGCCCGTGACCTCGGTCCCCGCATCGTGCACTCCCTGATCCCGCTGCCCAACAAGGGCGGCTCGGACTGGAGCTACGCGTGGATCCCGGTCGTCGGACCGCTGATCGGCGGCGCCATCGCCGGTGGTATCTACAACATCGCCTTCGCCTGA